The following proteins are encoded in a genomic region of uncultured Vibrio sp.:
- a CDS encoding LrgB family protein, translating to MWILVTIVVFLIARKIAIKANHPIVNPLLISIAVIIPLLTYLNVPFDTYYADNEVFSFLLQPAVVALAYPLYEQLPQIRANWRIITFACVLGSVMSMMTTTLIAVAFHTELSLIASLVGKSVTTPIAMEISSHLGGEAAVAAILVLLVGLLGAIVAYPIYNIIGIKHPIARGLTMGTVSHALGTATCVEKQPADAAFSSLALVLCGIITSVLAPSFFALAVWLYQ from the coding sequence ATGTGGATACTCGTCACTATTGTCGTTTTCCTTATTGCACGCAAAATTGCGATTAAAGCGAATCACCCTATTGTTAACCCGTTGCTTATTAGTATTGCGGTTATCATTCCGCTATTGACCTATTTGAACGTCCCGTTTGACACTTATTACGCCGACAACGAAGTGTTTAGTTTCCTACTGCAACCTGCCGTTGTGGCTCTAGCTTACCCGCTATATGAGCAGCTTCCTCAGATCAGGGCAAACTGGCGAATCATTACCTTCGCTTGTGTTCTGGGCAGTGTGATGTCGATGATGACCACAACCCTGATAGCGGTTGCATTTCACACTGAGTTAAGTTTGATTGCGAGCTTGGTTGGTAAATCAGTGACCACCCCTATTGCGATGGAAATCTCCAGCCACCTTGGTGGCGAAGCGGCGGTTGCAGCGATCCTGGTTCTTCTGGTTGGCTTGCTGGGTGCGATTGTGGCTTACCCTATCTACAACATTATCGGAATTAAGCATCCTATTGCCCGAGGCTTAACTATGGGTACAGTGTCCCACGCACTAGGTACCGCGACATGTGTTGAAAAACAGCCAGCAGACGCGGCATTCTCCTCTTTAGCATTAGTGTTGTGCGGCATTATTACGTCGGTTCTGGCTCCAAGCTTTTTTGCTTTGGCTGTCTGGCTCTATCAATAA
- a CDS encoding CidA/LrgA family protein: MIKDRLLQLTQLLISLFLIMGALGIGITIQKFTDTSVPGSVIGMILLFLTMVLGLVKVEWVKPGATLFIRYMILLFVPISVGLMQHFDMLFANALPILASAVGGTLIVLVSLAWLLDYLLKENH, translated from the coding sequence ATGATAAAAGATCGATTATTACAACTGACCCAATTGCTCATCTCCCTCTTTCTCATCATGGGAGCACTTGGAATCGGAATTACTATCCAAAAGTTCACTGACACTTCTGTTCCAGGCAGTGTTATCGGCATGATCCTGTTATTTTTGACGATGGTACTTGGCCTTGTCAAAGTCGAATGGGTAAAACCCGGCGCAACTCTGTTTATTCGTTACATGATTTTGTTGTTCGTCCCAATTAGTGTGGGTCTGATGCAGCATTTCGACATGCTGTTTGCCAATGCACTACCCATTCTTGCAAGTGCGGTAGGCGGTACGTTAATCGTGTTGGTGAGTCTCGCATGGCTATTGGATTATTTGCTAAAGGAGAATCATTAG
- the cdd gene encoding cytidine deaminase encodes MKSRIEQALASAPEALSNQLAPIVLADDFDATLSAQQFEQLLSATALSDKELRVALLPFAAAYSYAPISEFYVGAIVRGLSGRLYFGANMEFLGVQLGQTVHAEQSAISHAWMKGERGVKDITINFSPCGHCRQFMNELSTAKELKVQLPEREEKSLHEYLPEAFGPADLGIQSGLMAEVKHQFECDENDVLIQKAVDAMNMSHAPYTNNLSGLALELVDGRVFQGAYAENAAFNPSLPPLQVALIQVLLAGETFDNIKAAALVENSQGKISHLADTQSTLEALNPDIPLSFVNV; translated from the coding sequence ATGAAAAGTCGCATTGAACAAGCGCTAGCAAGCGCACCTGAAGCACTTTCAAACCAACTTGCTCCTATCGTCCTAGCCGATGATTTTGATGCTACTCTTTCAGCACAGCAGTTCGAACAGTTACTGTCTGCTACCGCGCTATCTGACAAAGAGCTACGTGTTGCGCTGCTTCCTTTTGCCGCTGCTTATTCTTACGCACCTATTTCAGAGTTCTATGTTGGCGCCATTGTTCGCGGACTTTCTGGCCGCCTTTATTTCGGTGCAAACATGGAGTTCCTTGGTGTTCAGCTCGGTCAAACCGTTCACGCAGAGCAGTCGGCAATCAGTCATGCCTGGATGAAGGGTGAACGCGGTGTTAAAGACATCACGATTAACTTTAGCCCTTGTGGCCACTGTCGTCAGTTCATGAACGAGCTGTCTACAGCGAAAGAGTTAAAAGTCCAATTGCCAGAGCGTGAAGAAAAATCGCTACATGAATACCTACCTGAAGCATTTGGCCCGGCCGATCTGGGTATCCAATCTGGCTTAATGGCAGAAGTTAAGCATCAGTTCGAATGTGATGAGAACGATGTGTTGATTCAAAAAGCCGTCGATGCAATGAACATGAGCCATGCTCCTTACACCAATAACCTGAGTGGACTGGCGTTAGAGCTTGTTGATGGTCGCGTTTTCCAAGGCGCTTACGCAGAGAATGCGGCGTTTAACCCGAGCCTTCCTCCTCTTCAAGTTGCTTTGATTCAGGTACTACTGGCGGGTGAAACCTTTGATAACATCAAAGCGGCCGCTTTAGTGGAGAATTCTCAAGGAAAGATCAGTCATCTTGCTGACACCCAATCAACGTTAGAAGCGTTGAATCCTGACATCCCGCTTAGTTTCGTTAACGTATGA
- a CDS encoding glycoside hydrolase family 32 protein, with protein sequence MSITEILSLSGGIENISRTLLTEKDLMIEVRNIDLVQDSALIEKREQVQGETQLTFSRPAGLNTEALLEVGESISAQQSKQFSALQNPVECEHRPSWHISPPQGLLNDPNGFIYHNGEYHLFYQWYPYSCEHKDKHWVHLTSQDLVNWKWHSVALTPSLWCDSHGVFSGHALSHGEELMLFYTGNTRIGQERDRQTTQCLATSRDGVNFTKYGPVIDTLPPHVTPHIRDPKVVRHDGKWLMLLGAQTDDLKGRLAIYQSEDLRQWQFNGLYGEELGDFGYMWECPDLFTLDEQMFVVIGPQGIPSFSVHNTIPHHNGIVKAEWVDGNGLRMGDFQHLDFGFDFYAPQSMQTPDGRRVMCGWMGLPDEIDQPSSDNGWVHQLTAMRELTYRDGILYQWPIAEMESLIESSSEIDLDANGLNIGTKSFDLTITLEWGDELNLFENPTQKFVLRADAKKRCLIMDRSQTLNRAQDTIRELPLDSERIELRILADTSSVEVFVNGGAAVMSSRVFTDQDATRISLSGQAADATLHRFRAAKAPFQQQ encoded by the coding sequence ATGTCCATAACAGAAATTCTTTCTCTTAGTGGAGGTATTGAAAATATCTCTCGCACGCTGCTTACAGAAAAAGATCTTATGATAGAAGTCCGGAATATCGATTTGGTTCAGGACTCTGCTCTGATCGAAAAGCGAGAACAGGTTCAAGGGGAGACTCAGTTAACCTTCTCCCGCCCTGCGGGGTTAAACACGGAAGCGTTGCTTGAAGTGGGAGAGTCTATTTCTGCACAGCAATCTAAACAATTTTCTGCTTTACAAAATCCTGTTGAGTGCGAACATCGTCCGTCTTGGCATATCTCCCCACCTCAGGGATTACTCAATGACCCAAATGGTTTCATTTATCATAATGGTGAATACCATCTCTTCTATCAGTGGTACCCGTACAGCTGCGAACACAAAGATAAACACTGGGTACACTTAACGAGCCAGGATCTGGTTAATTGGAAGTGGCACTCTGTTGCTCTGACGCCTTCTCTTTGGTGTGATAGTCACGGTGTATTTTCTGGACACGCGTTGAGTCATGGTGAAGAGTTGATGTTGTTTTATACGGGTAACACCCGGATAGGGCAAGAACGAGACCGTCAAACGACTCAATGTTTAGCGACTTCCCGTGACGGGGTGAATTTTACCAAATATGGTCCTGTTATCGATACGTTGCCTCCACATGTCACCCCTCACATTCGAGACCCTAAAGTAGTTCGCCATGATGGCAAGTGGCTAATGTTGCTGGGCGCACAAACGGACGACCTGAAAGGACGGCTTGCCATTTACCAGTCAGAGGATTTACGTCAATGGCAATTTAACGGACTGTATGGCGAAGAGTTAGGCGATTTTGGCTACATGTGGGAATGCCCAGACCTATTTACTCTGGATGAACAAATGTTCGTGGTGATTGGACCGCAAGGCATACCGTCTTTTTCTGTGCACAACACTATTCCACATCACAACGGCATTGTGAAAGCGGAATGGGTTGATGGCAATGGCTTAAGAATGGGCGATTTTCAGCATTTGGACTTCGGCTTCGACTTTTACGCACCACAAAGTATGCAAACTCCAGATGGCAGACGTGTGATGTGTGGCTGGATGGGCTTGCCTGATGAAATTGACCAACCAAGCAGCGACAACGGGTGGGTCCATCAACTTACCGCGATGAGAGAACTGACGTATCGCGATGGTATTCTATACCAATGGCCTATTGCGGAGATGGAATCCCTGATTGAGTCCTCTTCTGAAATCGACCTTGACGCAAATGGGCTGAATATTGGAACTAAGTCTTTTGATTTAACCATCACGTTAGAGTGGGGCGATGAACTAAATCTATTTGAGAATCCGACGCAGAAGTTTGTTTTACGAGCTGACGCGAAAAAGCGCTGTTTAATCATGGACCGTTCTCAAACGTTGAATCGTGCACAAGATACCATTCGCGAGTTGCCGCTCGATAGTGAGCGTATTGAATTACGTATCCTTGCTGATACCTCTTCGGTTGAAGTGTTTGTGAACGGCGGCGCTGCGGTTATGTCATCTCGTGTATTTACCGATCAAGATGCAACCAGAATATCGCTCAGTGGCCAGGCAGCAGATGCGACATTACATCGGTTCAGAGCAGCGAAAGCGCCATTTCAGCAGCAATAA
- the purT gene encoding formate-dependent phosphoribosylglycinamide formyltransferase produces the protein MFGTATSANATRVLLLGSGELGKEVAIECQRLGLEVIACDRYANAPAMQIAHRSYVLDMLDGQTLEEIINKEQPAYVVPEIEAIATDKLVELEAKGLNVVPTAKATKLTMNREGIRRLAAEELQLTTSPYQFADNYDDFKAAVEFTGIPCVVKPVMSSSGKGQSVIKAEADIEKAWNYAQEGGRTGAGRVIVEGFIDFDYEITLLTVRAVDGVHFCAPIGHRQEDGDYRESWQPQVMSDNAVQAAQYAAEKVVNALGGYGIFGVELFVKGDTVIFNEVSPRPHDTGLVTLISQEMSEFALHVRAFTGMPINNIVQYGPAASAVILGQGTSTNIRFDNLSEALAQPQTQVRLFGKPEIDGRRRLGVVMTRRNSTEESVKDAVESASKVNIVY, from the coding sequence ATGTTCGGTACTGCAACCAGCGCAAATGCTACTCGTGTATTACTTTTAGGCTCTGGCGAGCTTGGTAAAGAAGTCGCGATTGAATGTCAACGTCTGGGTCTGGAAGTCATCGCTTGTGACCGTTATGCGAATGCACCAGCAATGCAAATTGCTCACCGCAGCTACGTGCTTGATATGCTGGATGGTCAAACATTAGAAGAAATCATTAATAAAGAGCAACCTGCTTACGTTGTTCCTGAAATTGAAGCTATTGCGACCGACAAACTAGTCGAGCTTGAAGCAAAAGGTCTGAATGTCGTTCCAACGGCCAAGGCGACTAAGCTTACAATGAACCGCGAAGGTATTCGTCGTTTAGCAGCAGAAGAACTTCAACTGACCACTTCCCCTTACCAATTCGCAGACAACTACGATGACTTCAAAGCGGCAGTCGAGTTCACGGGTATCCCTTGTGTTGTTAAACCAGTGATGAGCTCATCTGGTAAAGGCCAGAGCGTTATCAAAGCAGAAGCTGATATTGAAAAGGCGTGGAATTACGCACAAGAAGGCGGTCGTACTGGCGCTGGTCGCGTGATTGTTGAAGGCTTTATTGATTTTGATTACGAGATCACCTTGCTCACCGTTCGCGCTGTGGATGGCGTGCACTTCTGTGCACCAATTGGCCACCGCCAAGAAGACGGTGACTACCGCGAGTCATGGCAGCCTCAAGTAATGTCAGACAATGCAGTACAAGCAGCACAGTACGCAGCGGAAAAAGTCGTCAATGCATTAGGCGGCTACGGTATTTTCGGTGTCGAGCTGTTTGTAAAAGGCGACACAGTGATCTTCAACGAGGTCTCTCCTCGTCCACACGACACTGGATTGGTTACCCTGATTTCTCAGGAAATGTCTGAGTTTGCACTTCACGTTCGTGCATTTACCGGCATGCCAATTAACAACATTGTTCAATATGGTCCTGCTGCATCAGCGGTCATTCTTGGTCAGGGTACTTCAACGAACATTCGTTTTGATAACCTATCGGAAGCTTTGGCGCAGCCACAAACGCAAGTTCGTCTATTTGGCAAACCAGAAATCGACGGCCGTCGTCGCTTAGGCGTTGTAATGACTCGTCGAAACAGCACAGAAGAGTCCGTTAAAGATGCGGTAGAAAGTGCATCGAAAGTAAATATCGTTTACTAA
- a CDS encoding aminoimidazole riboside kinase: MSTIWVTGDAVVDLIPDSDSTYLKCPGGAPANVAVAIARLGVNSAFFGRVGLDPLGRFMKETLAKEAVNTDFMLLDEAQRTSTVIVDLDDSGERSFTFMVKPSADQFLLPTDIPSFSKGDWLHVCSIALANEPSRSTTLKAMQDIKEAGGFVSFDPNLREEVWAQPEQLKPVVRQAVELADVVKFSDDELLFLTDTSSLEEGLDAIKYFNNTLVLITQGAKGALTVFEEEQELIAGQAVKPVDTTGAGDAFVGGLLAKLAQQSEWANKEVIHAAVNWANGCGALATTQKGAMTALPTQEALLAYI; this comes from the coding sequence ATGAGCACAATTTGGGTGACTGGTGATGCGGTCGTTGACTTGATTCCGGATTCCGATTCCACATATTTAAAATGCCCTGGTGGCGCGCCTGCCAATGTCGCGGTAGCGATCGCTCGCTTGGGAGTCAACAGCGCATTTTTTGGTCGTGTAGGGCTAGACCCGTTGGGTCGTTTTATGAAAGAAACCTTGGCTAAGGAAGCGGTGAATACGGATTTTATGCTGCTTGATGAGGCTCAACGAACGTCGACCGTCATTGTTGACTTGGATGACTCAGGCGAACGCAGCTTTACCTTTATGGTCAAACCAAGTGCCGATCAGTTCTTGCTTCCTACCGATATTCCTTCTTTCTCCAAGGGAGACTGGCTACATGTATGTTCGATAGCTCTAGCAAATGAGCCAAGCCGAAGCACTACACTAAAAGCAATGCAAGACATTAAAGAAGCAGGCGGTTTTGTTAGCTTTGATCCTAACCTTCGGGAAGAGGTATGGGCACAACCAGAGCAACTTAAACCTGTCGTCCGTCAAGCGGTTGAGCTGGCAGATGTTGTTAAGTTTTCAGACGACGAGCTGCTTTTCTTAACCGATACCAGCTCGTTAGAAGAAGGCTTAGACGCGATTAAGTACTTCAATAATACGCTCGTATTGATCACTCAAGGAGCAAAAGGCGCGCTAACCGTATTTGAAGAAGAGCAAGAACTGATTGCTGGTCAAGCTGTGAAACCTGTCGATACAACAGGTGCTGGTGATGCATTTGTCGGTGGTTTACTGGCGAAATTGGCGCAACAGTCAGAGTGGGCAAATAAAGAGGTCATTCATGCCGCGGTAAATTGGGCGAATGGCTGCGGTGCGCTTGCCACCACTCAAAAAGGGGCAATGACGGCATTGCCTACTCAGGAAGCCCTGCTCGCTTACATTTGA
- the ihfA gene encoding integration host factor subunit alpha, whose amino-acid sequence MALTKAELAENLFDKLGFSKRDAKETVEVFFEEIRKALESGEQVKLSGFGNFDLRDKNERPGRNPKTGEDIPITARRVVTFRPGQKLKARVENLKKEQ is encoded by the coding sequence ATGGCGCTCACAAAAGCCGAACTGGCGGAAAACCTGTTTGATAAATTGGGATTTAGTAAGCGGGACGCCAAGGAAACGGTGGAAGTGTTCTTTGAAGAAATTCGCAAGGCACTAGAAAGTGGCGAACAGGTAAAACTGTCAGGTTTTGGTAATTTTGATCTTCGTGACAAGAATGAACGGCCTGGTCGTAACCCGAAAACTGGTGAAGATATTCCAATTACTGCTCGACGTGTCGTGACTTTCCGCCCGGGTCAGAAATTAAAAGCTCGCGTAGAAAATCTTAAGAAAGAACAGTAA
- a CDS encoding phosphoribosylglycinamide formyltransferase, whose amino-acid sequence MSLFLRTTALMLLVLSRAPAFAAMPIAPISSEQNRSTSQNEVCPKLFKHSLSGLYGIRTIDATPTQPYSDFDILYTKAHQAQFELETICKSTALLNDAQPYFAGVKSKQRAEEKIAHELDGQVERITDLARATIVAEDVASLVSIYETLERETTIVKVKNRFKKPGPSGYRDLNLLVRLPKTNLIAEVQLHLKAIADVKNGPEHDLYEKIQKLERQAMAEKRTLTEFETATVRSMRSQAKNLYQHAWQPYLTTHLEAA is encoded by the coding sequence ATGAGCTTATTTTTGCGTACGACAGCATTGATGCTTTTGGTACTAAGCCGTGCACCTGCATTCGCCGCAATGCCTATTGCGCCAATCAGCAGTGAACAGAATCGTTCAACAAGTCAAAATGAGGTTTGCCCAAAACTATTCAAACACAGCCTAAGCGGGTTATATGGCATTCGAACAATAGACGCCACCCCAACTCAGCCATACTCTGATTTTGATATCCTTTACACCAAAGCACATCAAGCTCAATTCGAACTTGAGACCATCTGTAAAAGTACCGCCCTTCTTAATGATGCCCAACCTTACTTTGCTGGCGTAAAATCTAAGCAACGAGCAGAGGAAAAAATCGCTCACGAACTCGATGGTCAGGTTGAACGCATCACGGATCTGGCACGAGCGACAATTGTTGCGGAAGACGTGGCAAGTTTAGTCTCAATCTACGAAACACTAGAACGCGAAACGACAATCGTTAAAGTGAAAAACCGATTTAAAAAGCCAGGGCCATCGGGTTACCGAGATTTAAACCTACTGGTTCGTTTACCGAAAACAAACCTTATCGCAGAAGTCCAGCTACACTTGAAAGCCATTGCCGATGTAAAGAATGGCCCGGAGCATGACCTTTATGAAAAAATCCAAAAGCTTGAGCGTCAGGCAATGGCAGAGAAACGCACTCTGACTGAATTTGAAACGGCGACGGTCAGAAGTATGCGCAGCCAAGCTAAGAACTTGTACCAGCACGCATGGCAACCATACTTAACAACTCACTTAGAAGCGGCATAA
- a CDS encoding LacI family DNA-binding transcriptional regulator, producing MKKKKLKLADIAELAGVSKSTVSFVLNGHAKKHRINEETVKRVQAVVDEHNYAPSLYARALKANRTYTLGLVIPDLANMGFATTAKLLEKLARSHGYQLLIASSEDNPEQEKLAVKSLLERQVDVLMVATAMTDDKAYLEITQQIPVILFDRIVESTSLTTIKTDAYSATQQVVEKLCQQASECAYLGGQLELSPSTERYSGYQAALLATGIELDEKLVKHRDYQPESGYAMLQEVHQDIGRLPARIFVASYSILEGVLRYLTEHRLLDENIKIATFDNSAILDCLPIKIDSIEQDCELIAQTLFEQVTALVESPDRQAQHLTLPAKLHYR from the coding sequence TTGAAAAAGAAAAAACTGAAGTTAGCAGATATTGCTGAGCTCGCTGGAGTCTCTAAATCCACAGTTAGCTTTGTCCTCAATGGTCACGCAAAGAAACATCGTATTAATGAGGAAACGGTAAAGCGAGTTCAGGCTGTGGTTGATGAGCACAACTATGCGCCAAGCTTGTACGCGCGAGCTTTAAAGGCAAACCGTACCTATACGTTGGGGCTCGTGATTCCTGATTTAGCCAATATGGGCTTTGCTACTACTGCGAAATTATTGGAAAAGTTAGCACGTAGCCATGGTTACCAGCTTTTGATTGCCTCTTCGGAAGATAATCCAGAACAAGAAAAATTGGCAGTTAAAAGCCTGTTGGAGAGACAAGTTGACGTACTCATGGTCGCAACGGCGATGACTGACGACAAAGCTTATCTGGAAATCACGCAACAGATCCCGGTCATCTTGTTTGACCGCATCGTTGAGTCCACCTCGTTAACCACAATCAAAACTGACGCCTACAGCGCAACGCAACAGGTTGTAGAAAAACTTTGCCAACAAGCTAGCGAGTGCGCGTATTTGGGCGGGCAATTAGAGCTTTCACCGAGTACAGAACGGTACTCAGGTTATCAGGCCGCTTTGCTGGCTACGGGCATAGAGTTGGATGAAAAGTTAGTGAAACATAGGGATTATCAGCCTGAGTCTGGATATGCCATGTTGCAGGAAGTTCACCAAGATATTGGCCGTCTACCGGCACGAATATTTGTCGCTTCTTATTCCATTCTGGAAGGTGTTTTACGATATCTGACGGAACATCGGTTGCTGGATGAGAATATAAAAATAGCCACCTTTGATAACTCTGCAATTTTAGACTGCTTACCAATAAAAATTGATTCAATCGAGCAGGACTGTGAACTTATAGCGCAAACCTTATTTGAGCAAGTCACAGCGCTGGTTGAGTCCCCAGACCGCCAAGCGCAACATCTGACGCTTCCTGCAAAATTACATTATCGTTAG
- a CDS encoding AEC family transporter yields MINQVINILFPVFALVGVGYLVGRHIKPDFRPINRINIDVFTPALVFSSLVSMPLDNAQGPLLFAAVIAVLVPGLLMIPICKISGLTFKAWAPPHMFRNSGNLAIPLFTYTFGDIALSSAVLLFVVSACLHISVGMMLLSNGNPLKQIVKMPVFSSALLALGLNLSGVGAWAPLYEATALLGQAAVPVMLLSLGAQMCSLRLDGLKVGVICTVQSLTTGAVAFALIYWFIPLPTMQLQMMVLFTMLPPAVMNYLFAERLNIEPMNVASMVLFGNFFSILTLPLLLTYTLSLS; encoded by the coding sequence ATGATTAATCAAGTCATCAATATTCTTTTTCCTGTATTTGCTCTTGTCGGCGTAGGCTATTTAGTCGGTCGTCATATTAAGCCAGATTTTCGCCCAATCAATCGAATCAACATTGATGTCTTTACTCCTGCGCTGGTGTTCTCCTCTCTGGTTAGCATGCCGCTGGACAATGCTCAAGGCCCCCTACTTTTCGCCGCCGTTATTGCAGTCTTGGTACCAGGATTGCTCATGATTCCAATCTGCAAAATAAGTGGGCTAACCTTTAAAGCGTGGGCACCACCGCACATGTTTCGTAACAGCGGCAATCTAGCCATACCTTTGTTTACCTATACATTTGGCGATATCGCCCTTTCTTCGGCGGTGTTACTGTTTGTTGTGTCGGCTTGTCTACATATTAGTGTGGGAATGATGCTATTAAGCAACGGCAACCCGCTAAAACAGATCGTAAAAATGCCCGTATTTTCATCGGCTTTACTTGCATTAGGTTTGAACTTATCGGGGGTTGGAGCTTGGGCTCCCCTTTATGAGGCAACGGCGTTGTTAGGTCAGGCTGCAGTGCCTGTTATGCTGCTGTCACTCGGTGCACAGATGTGCAGTTTACGTCTTGATGGTCTAAAAGTTGGCGTGATATGTACTGTACAATCGCTAACGACAGGTGCGGTCGCTTTCGCTTTAATCTACTGGTTTATCCCTCTGCCAACCATGCAGTTACAAATGATGGTGCTTTTCACCATGCTGCCGCCTGCGGTGATGAACTATTTATTTGCAGAGCGACTAAACATAGAGCCGATGAACGTGGCTTCGATGGTGTTATTTGGCAACTTTTTTAGCATATTAACCCTGCCTCTGCTGCTCACTTACACTTTATCGCTCTCTTAA
- a CDS encoding thiopurine S-methyltransferase, whose protein sequence is MRDPEFWHNKWASNKIGFHLEDVNPLLPQHWHHTCPKREDTVLVPLCGKSEDLAWLATKHDEVIGVELSQIAVRAFFAEHFYTPMVTPISGMHELYQFDELSIYTGDFFTAPVSQVDIVYDRAALVALPQDMREEYADRLKQLLNPGGRILLVTLNYAQQEMAGPPFSVPANEIEQLFSGYKVTCLNVDEADESHPKIAKQGLSRFSEEVYLIEAS, encoded by the coding sequence ATGAGAGACCCAGAGTTTTGGCACAATAAGTGGGCCAGCAACAAAATCGGATTCCATTTGGAAGATGTAAATCCATTATTGCCTCAGCATTGGCACCACACATGCCCCAAACGCGAAGATACCGTATTGGTTCCACTATGTGGTAAGTCGGAAGACCTTGCATGGTTGGCGACCAAACATGACGAAGTTATTGGTGTTGAGTTAAGCCAGATAGCAGTTCGTGCTTTCTTTGCTGAGCATTTTTATACTCCAATGGTCACGCCGATAAGCGGAATGCATGAGTTGTATCAGTTTGATGAGCTTTCAATTTATACCGGAGACTTTTTTACCGCACCGGTTTCTCAGGTCGATATCGTTTACGACCGAGCGGCACTGGTTGCATTGCCGCAAGATATGCGAGAAGAATACGCTGATCGTTTAAAACAACTTCTTAATCCGGGTGGCCGTATTCTGCTTGTGACACTCAACTACGCTCAGCAAGAAATGGCGGGGCCTCCATTTAGTGTACCGGCCAATGAGATTGAACAGTTGTTCTCGGGTTATAAAGTCACTTGCCTGAATGTTGACGAAGCAGATGAGAGCCATCCGAAAATTGCTAAGCAAGGCCTGAGTCGTTTCTCTGAAGAAGTATACTTAATTGAAGCGTCTTAA